A window of the Helianthus annuus cultivar XRQ/B chromosome 4, HanXRQr2.0-SUNRISE, whole genome shotgun sequence genome harbors these coding sequences:
- the LOC110935070 gene encoding probable protein phosphatase 2C 38: protein MRDMVDRRRQDSLTRICLLISRDLRLRIKICLRMLSRYEFLSVVREQWRICRQIASVGTCCLVGVICKGLIYIANAGDLRVVLGRADRECRR from the exons ATGAGGGACATGGTGGACCGGAGACGTCAAGATTCGTTAACGAGAATCTGTTTGCTAATCTCAAGA GATTTGCGTCTGAGGATCAAGATATGTCTGCGAATGTTATCAAGATATGAGTTTCTTTCGGTTGTAAGAGAACAATGGCGGATATGCCGGCAAATAGCGTCTGTGGGGACGTGCTGTTTGGTAGGTGTTATTTGTAAAGGGTTGATTTACATTGCGAATGCTGGAGATTTGAGAGTGGTGTTAGGGAGAGCTGATCGAGAATGCAGGCGGTGA